In the genome of Deltaproteobacteria bacterium, one region contains:
- a CDS encoding HlyD family efflux transporter periplasmic adaptor subunit, protein MNRRRLLAAAGLLAVAAALIVWLRRDEGARHYTGFVEGEQRVLRAEVNGRVLEVAFGEGDAVPAGAVVARIDPSEIDAKIASKREELGVLEARIRQQEEQVALVEATWTQDVAAQEAALRQAQADAVLAARTFARTEKLRADGVVSVQRLDEARAGHDATRSAVERARELLARSRAQEGEIALARRALEVLRGQLELARAQLGELEVQRAKHDVRAPAAASVVQAQLLWPGELAQPGTPVLSVLDPLDKYVQIYVPVSDVDRVRVGARVEIELDSTPDRRVPGEVSFVASEANFTPEKIETRSDRIGQVYRAKVRILEDVERFQPGTEGNVYLVEEAPPAGSAPRRVANEVPRAAPAQEAPQAAPAQGAPQAAPAQGAPQAAPAQGAPQAEPAQRAPRAAPARGMP, encoded by the coding sequence GTGAACCGCCGCCGGCTGCTGGCAGCAGCGGGGCTCCTCGCCGTGGCGGCCGCCCTGATCGTGTGGCTGCGCCGCGACGAAGGTGCGCGTCACTACACGGGCTTCGTCGAAGGCGAGCAGCGCGTGCTGCGCGCGGAGGTGAACGGGCGCGTGCTCGAGGTCGCCTTCGGCGAGGGCGACGCGGTGCCAGCCGGCGCCGTGGTGGCACGCATCGACCCGAGCGAGATCGACGCGAAGATCGCCTCGAAGCGCGAGGAGCTGGGCGTGCTCGAGGCCCGGATCCGCCAGCAGGAGGAGCAGGTGGCGCTGGTCGAGGCCACCTGGACCCAGGACGTGGCGGCGCAGGAGGCGGCGCTGCGCCAGGCGCAGGCCGACGCCGTCCTGGCGGCGCGCACCTTCGCGCGCACCGAGAAGCTCAGGGCCGACGGCGTCGTCTCGGTGCAGCGGCTCGACGAGGCACGCGCCGGGCACGACGCCACGCGCAGCGCCGTCGAGCGTGCTCGCGAGCTCCTGGCGCGCAGCCGCGCCCAGGAGGGCGAGATCGCGCTCGCGCGGCGCGCGCTCGAGGTCCTTCGCGGGCAGCTCGAGCTGGCCCGCGCGCAGCTCGGCGAGCTCGAGGTGCAGCGCGCGAAGCACGACGTACGTGCGCCGGCGGCCGCCAGCGTGGTGCAGGCACAGCTCCTGTGGCCGGGCGAGCTCGCGCAGCCCGGCACGCCGGTGCTCTCGGTACTCGACCCGCTCGACAAGTACGTGCAGATCTACGTTCCGGTGAGCGACGTGGACCGGGTGCGGGTGGGCGCCCGCGTCGAGATCGAGCTCGACAGCACGCCGGACCGGCGCGTGCCGGGCGAGGTCTCCTTCGTCGCCAGCGAGGCCAACTTCACGCCCGAGAAGATCGAGACCCGCAGCGACCGGATCGGGCAGGTCTACCGGGCCAAGGTGCGGATCCTCGAGGACGTCGAGCGCTTCCAGCCGGGTACCGAGGGCAACGTCTACCTGGTCGAGGAGGCCCCGCCGGCAGGGAGCGCTCCCCGCCGGGTTGCGAACGAGGTCCCGAGGGCGGCGCCGGCCCAAGAGGCGCCGCAGGCGGCGCCGGCCCAAGGAGCGCCGCAGGCGGCGCCGGCCCAGGGAGCGCCGCAGGCGGCGCCGGCCCAGGGAGCGCCGCAGGCAGAGCCGGCCCAGCGAGCGCCGCGGGCGGCGCCGGCGAGAGGCATGCCGTGA